The bacterium genome includes a window with the following:
- a CDS encoding RnfABCDGE type electron transport complex subunit B, whose protein sequence is MLNSILIVGCLGLFFGIFLTFIYTKFKIDENPLYSKVYELLPKGNCGACGYAGCSAFAEVLIENKVTPEKCVMIGEKELSEICKLLGIEKIQKEKFVARICCYGGTNAKKKFEYTTIKTCNVINSIFDTNLECVYGCLGFGDCVRICPVNAIEMKENGLPEINEEKCIGCGKCVQICPKKIIKLLPYEKKVYVACSSLDKGATVIKICRSGCIGCGKCAKACSENAIKIENNLAIIDYEKCNNCGKCAEECPRKIIFYIKISTLA, encoded by the coding sequence ATGTTAAATTCTATATTAATTGTGGGTTGTCTCGGTTTATTTTTTGGGATTTTTCTTACATTTATCTATACAAAATTTAAGATTGATGAAAACCCTTTATATTCTAAGGTTTATGAACTTTTACCGAAAGGAAATTGTGGTGCCTGTGGATATGCAGGATGTAGTGCGTTTGCAGAAGTATTGATTGAAAATAAAGTAACACCTGAAAAATGTGTTATGATAGGAGAAAAAGAACTATCAGAAATTTGTAAACTACTGGGTATTGAGAAGATTCAAAAAGAAAAATTTGTAGCAAGAATATGTTGTTATGGAGGAACAAATGCAAAAAAGAAATTTGAATATACTACAATAAAAACATGTAATGTTATAAATTCAATTTTTGATACAAATCTTGAATGTGTCTATGGCTGTCTTGGATTTGGTGATTGTGTTAGAATCTGTCCTGTTAATGCCATAGAAATGAAAGAAAATGGACTACCTGAAATAAATGAAGAAAAGTGTATAGGATGTGGAAAATGTGTCCAGATATGTCCTAAAAAGATAATAAAATTATTGCCCTATGAGAAAAAAGTGTATGTTGCCTGTTCTTCTCTGGATAAAGGTGCTACAGTAATTAAAATTTGCAGGTCTGGTTGTATAGGTTGTGGTAAATGTGCTAAAGCGTGTTCTGAAAATGCGATAAAAATAGAAAATAACCTTGCTATTATTGATTATGAAAAATGTAATAATTGTGGGAAATGTGCAGAAGAGTGTCCCAGGAAAATAATATTTTATATAAAAATTTCAACTCTTGCGTAA
- the rpoN gene encoding RNA polymerase factor sigma-54 produces MENKNVLNTKIYLKLLPSQILFSNILGFSTYSLIEFLKKESEENPFLKFEVDEEKLERISYEINIEEKLIEDLHLLNIPEKLMKIGEFIIMNLEDNGYFKMDLKEVSEILNVKYEEVNETLKIIQTLEPYGIGARNLQECLLIQIKRLYKDNELFEIVQKHWDLLTKRKYKEIALKMKINEKSVLLLLEKIKKLNPYPLTSSQKKLIKKIIPEGKITKEGDSLKVYVEDKISPFIKIEVDYEKYLNSPFISPKEKKFLLKKMNRVKMIIEMLEKRRKFLEDVFKEIVNYQKGYFESGNLLPLRMKDVAEKMNVNISIISRAVNGKYLISSKGLLKIRDLFVPEFKYSISKTFIMEKIKKIIEDEKKPLSDKKISEKLGYFGIKISPRTVNKYRNQMKILNSYLR; encoded by the coding sequence ATGGAAAATAAAAATGTTTTGAATACAAAAATATATCTAAAACTCTTACCTTCACAAATACTTTTTTCAAATATTCTGGGATTTTCTACTTATTCTCTTATTGAATTTTTAAAAAAAGAAAGTGAAGAAAATCCATTTTTGAAATTTGAGGTTGATGAAGAAAAATTGGAGCGGATATCTTATGAAATTAATATTGAAGAAAAACTGATTGAAGATTTACATCTTTTAAATATTCCAGAAAAATTAATGAAAATAGGAGAATTTATTATAATGAATCTTGAAGATAATGGCTACTTCAAAATGGATTTAAAAGAGGTCTCAGAAATTTTAAATGTAAAATATGAAGAAGTTAATGAGACATTAAAAATTATTCAAACGCTGGAACCCTATGGGATAGGAGCAAGAAATTTACAGGAATGTCTTTTAATTCAAATTAAAAGATTATATAAAGATAATGAACTTTTTGAGATTGTTCAAAAACACTGGGATTTGCTTACTAAGAGAAAATATAAAGAGATAGCACTAAAAATGAAAATAAATGAGAAATCTGTTTTACTTCTTCTGGAAAAGATTAAAAAATTAAATCCTTATCCTCTTACAAGTTCGCAAAAAAAACTTATAAAAAAAATTATTCCTGAAGGTAAAATAACGAAAGAAGGGGATTCCTTAAAAGTATATGTTGAAGATAAAATTTCTCCTTTTATAAAAATTGAAGTGGACTATGAAAAATATCTAAATTCACCTTTTATTTCACCGAAAGAAAAAAAATTTCTTTTGAAAAAAATGAATAGAGTAAAAATGATTATAGAAATGCTTGAAAAAAGAAGAAAATTTCTTGAAGATGTTTTTAAAGAGATTGTAAATTATCAGAAAGGTTATTTTGAAAGCGGGAATTTATTACCTTTAAGAATGAAAGATGTTGCTGAAAAAATGAATGTTAATATATCTATAATAAGCAGAGCGGTAAATGGGAAATATCTCATTTCTTCAAAAGGGCTTTTAAAGATTAGAGATTTATTTGTCCCTGAATTTAAATATTCAATAAGTAAAACTTTTATAATGGAAAAAATAAAAAAGATAATTGAGGATGAAAAAAAGCCACTTTCTGATAAAAAAATATCTGAAAAACTTGGATATTTTGGTATAAAAATATCACCTCGCACTGTTAATAAATATAGAAATCAAATGAAAATTCTTAATTCTTATTTAAGATAA